A region of the Chryseobacterium gotjawalense genome:
ACATCGTCGCCAGCGAATATGGCCGGTCATGCAGTCCCAAAGGAAAATGTACCGCCTGTAAGAATTGTACAGGATGTAAAAACTGTGCAAAGAATGGCGGAACCTGCAGTGTCTGCAAATAAAAAAGTCTGAAACTATTTTCAGACTTTTATCGATTTTTAGAAACTATTTTCTTTACACAAAAGGTGTTTTCACCACTTTTGCCGGAACATTCTTATTTCTGATCTGAATATAAATATCCGAACCTACTTTGTTGTGAGCGGTTGCCACGTAAGCCAAACCGATTCCGATTCCTTTCATCGGACTCATCGTTCCCGAAGTTACTTTCCCGATCTCATTTCCTTCTGCATCAACCACCAGATAACCGTGTCTTGGAATAGCTCTTTCCTGCATTTCAAAACCGACTAATTTTCTGGTAACCCCTTCTTCTTTTTGCTTTGCAAAACGTTCTTTATCTACAAAATCTTTATCGAATTTCGTAATCCAACCCAATCCGGCTTCGAGCGGAGAAGTCGTGTCATCGATATCATTTCCGTATAAACAGAATCCTTTTTCCAAACGTAAAGTGTCTCTGGCAGCCAATCCACACGGAAGGATTCCAAATTCTTCACCTGCTTCGATGATGGCGTCCCACAGTTTTACGGCATCTTCATTGTTAAAATAAATTTCAAAACCGCCGCTGCCCGTATAACCGGTATTCGAAATAATCACGTCGGGGACTCCCGCCACCGTTCCCACCGTAAAGTGATAATAAGCTATTTCTGAAAGGTTCACGTCGGTTAATTTCTGCAAAGTTTCCGTGGCTTTTGGACCTTGAATTGCCAACAACGACATTTCATCAGAAGCATTGGTTAATTTCGCACCAAACTGCTCATTGTATTTCGAAATATGTGCCCAGTCTTTATCGATATTCGAGGCATTTACGACCACGAAATATTTTTCATCAGCCATTTTGTACACAATCAAATCGTCCACAATTCCGCCGTTTCCATTGGGTAAACACGTGTATTGCGCTTTCCCGTTTTCCAGCGTATCTACATTATTGGTGCCTACATATTGCAACAGATCCTTTGCTTTAGGACCTTCTACAAAAAACTGACCCATGTGTGAGACATCAAAAACGCCCACTTTTTCACGAACCGCAAAATGTTCCTGCGTGATGCCGGTATATTGCACAGGCATTTCAAAACCAGCAAAAGGGACCATTTTCGCACCCAGCGACACATGTTTATCAAATAAAGGAGTTCTTTTCATATTTTATTTTTATTAATTTATTTTCTTAGGAGCACCATGATTTTCGCTTTTTAGAAAATCCGGTCCCGCTGTCCGCTTTATCCACTCACCACTTTCGTGGATTCGTGGGATGCCGCTTCCATCGGGGCTATAATTTATTTCTGTTTCTATTTCGAAGAGTTTTCGGCAGCCGGGTAATGGAGTGGTTGAGTTATTGTGTAATTGAGTATTTGAGTTATTGCGTATTTGTATTTCAAATTCACCATTCACTATTGACAATTCACCATCACTATTTACCATTCACCTTTCACCCTTTACCATCTACAACCGATCCTTATATTCTCCCAGAATAATCTTAAACCATTCGGTGAAATTTTCCGGATTCGACTGTATTTCCTGATCGAGTGCTTCCATCGTGATAAATCGAACTTCAGAAACTTCTTCTGCGTTCAAAGTAAATTCACCATGATAAGTTCCGGTAAAAACATGGTCGAGTTCGTGTTCCCAGAGATTTCCGCCCACATCTGCTTTATAGATGAAATGAAATTTTGGAGTCAATTCCATTCCTTCAATTCCCAGTTCTTCTTTTAATCTGCGTTGTGCTGCTTCCAGATAGGTTTCATTAACCCTTGGGTGCGAGCAGACAGCATTCGTCCATTGATTGGGAGAGTGGTATTTTTCAGCGGCTCTTTTTTGCAAAAGCACTTCGCCCTGATCATTAAACAAAAAAACCGAAAAAGCACGGTGTAAAATTCCGTTTTCGTGGGCCTGCATTTTATCCATTAATCCCAGAACTTCATCATTTTCTGAGATTAAAACTACTTGTTCTTCCATCTTCACAAAATTAACATTAATAAATCTATTGGAAAAATTTTTAACTCCAAATTAACCTTCATAAATGGGGAAGCTCAATAGTTTATTTTAGCTGATATTTTTGAAAAAATGGATTTTTACATGAGTTTTTTAATGCTGTCGAGCACTATTACCAAAAGAAAAAGCCGGGGAGCATAACGATTAAGAAGATTTAATAGTCTGTAAATCAATGAAATTTTGTAATTTTGCCCCTTAAATTTTTGATGATGGAACTGGAATACAAAGATCATTTAAGCCCGATGTTGAAAGGTGAAATGAAGAATTATTTAATCGATATCGATGGTACGGTTACCGATGATATTCCTAATGAAGAACCGGAAAGAATGGTTACCGCCGCACCTTATCCCGATGCATTGGAAACCATTAACAGATGGTACGATCAAGGGCATATCATATGTTTCTTCACTTCCAGAACCGAAAATTTAAAACAGATTACCATCGACTGGCTCGATAAACACGGCTTCAAATACCACAGCGTTTTGTGCGGAAAACCCCGCGGTGGAAATTACCACTGGATTGACAATCATATTGTGAGGGC
Encoded here:
- the gcvT gene encoding glycine cleavage system aminomethyltransferase GcvT; the protein is MKRTPLFDKHVSLGAKMVPFAGFEMPVQYTGITQEHFAVREKVGVFDVSHMGQFFVEGPKAKDLLQYVGTNNVDTLENGKAQYTCLPNGNGGIVDDLIVYKMADEKYFVVVNASNIDKDWAHISKYNEQFGAKLTNASDEMSLLAIQGPKATETLQKLTDVNLSEIAYYHFTVGTVAGVPDVIISNTGYTGSGGFEIYFNNEDAVKLWDAIIEAGEEFGILPCGLAARDTLRLEKGFCLYGNDIDDTTSPLEAGLGWITKFDKDFVDKERFAKQKEEGVTRKLVGFEMQERAIPRHGYLVVDAEGNEIGKVTSGTMSPMKGIGIGLAYVATAHNKVGSDIYIQIRNKNVPAKVVKTPFV
- the idi gene encoding isopentenyl-diphosphate Delta-isomerase — its product is MEEQVVLISENDEVLGLMDKMQAHENGILHRAFSVFLFNDQGEVLLQKRAAEKYHSPNQWTNAVCSHPRVNETYLEAAQRRLKEELGIEGMELTPKFHFIYKADVGGNLWEHELDHVFTGTYHGEFTLNAEEVSEVRFITMEALDQEIQSNPENFTEWFKIILGEYKDRL
- a CDS encoding LNS2 domain-containing protein, with translation MELEYKDHLSPMLKGEMKNYLIDIDGTVTDDIPNEEPERMVTAAPYPDALETINRWYDQGHIICFFTSRTENLKQITIDWLDKHGFKYHSVLCGKPRGGNYHWIDNHIVRATRYKGKFTDMVEKTETIEVFND